One Leucobacter muris DNA segment encodes these proteins:
- a CDS encoding Na+/H+ antiporter subunit D — MIMLIPLVVLVPLASAALALAVPGHRKLQQGITLLALTAVLVLSGALMWLVDVNGTVVMEVGGWAAPFGIALVVDRVSALMLVVSSVVLLGVFVFSIGQGLADGDEETPVSIYYPTYLVLGAGVFNAFIAGDLFNLYVGFEILLVSSYVLITLGGTAQRIRAGVTYVIVSLVSSVLFLAAIALIYGATGTVNMAQLTVRIAELPSEIQLLLNLALLIAFGIKAAVFPLSFWLPDSYPTAPAPVTAVFAGLLTKVGVYAIIRSQTLLFPQSSVDTVLMVVAGLTLLVGILGAVSQLDIKRLLSFTLISHIGYMIFGIGMANAAGFAATIYYIAHHIIVQTTLFLAVGLIERQGGTTSLAGLGGMLRAAPVIAVLFFIPMLNLGGIPPFSGFIGKLGLFTVAAELATPAAYWLMGIGALVSLLTLYALARAWVLAFWRPKKRAEAEARSLKAPTTEALMLREREEALLERLQDAPDATPNQEQKEIPRLMFAATAGMVTVSIALTVFAGPLYAYADRAGRDMALPGEMVELVLGDSPGALGGGSGDTRPEEDGR; from the coding sequence ATGATCATGCTCATCCCCCTCGTGGTGCTCGTGCCGCTCGCGAGCGCCGCGCTCGCGCTCGCCGTGCCCGGGCACCGCAAACTGCAGCAGGGCATCACCCTGCTCGCACTCACGGCCGTGCTCGTGTTGAGCGGCGCGCTCATGTGGCTCGTCGACGTGAACGGCACCGTCGTGATGGAGGTGGGCGGCTGGGCCGCCCCCTTCGGCATCGCGCTCGTGGTCGACCGCGTCTCGGCGCTCATGCTGGTCGTCTCGTCGGTGGTGCTGCTCGGGGTGTTCGTCTTCTCGATCGGGCAGGGCCTCGCCGACGGAGACGAGGAGACCCCGGTCTCCATCTACTACCCGACCTACCTCGTGCTGGGCGCGGGCGTGTTCAACGCTTTCATCGCGGGTGACCTCTTCAACCTCTACGTCGGTTTCGAGATCCTGCTGGTGTCGAGCTACGTGCTCATCACCCTCGGCGGCACCGCGCAGCGCATCCGCGCGGGCGTCACCTACGTGATCGTGTCGCTCGTCTCGTCGGTGCTGTTCCTCGCCGCGATCGCGCTCATCTACGGCGCGACCGGCACGGTCAACATGGCACAGCTGACGGTGCGCATCGCCGAGCTTCCGAGCGAGATCCAGCTGCTGCTCAACCTCGCGCTGCTCATCGCGTTCGGGATCAAGGCGGCCGTCTTCCCGCTGTCGTTCTGGCTGCCCGACTCCTACCCGACCGCACCGGCGCCCGTCACCGCGGTGTTCGCGGGTCTGCTGACGAAGGTGGGCGTCTACGCGATCATCCGCAGCCAGACGCTGCTCTTCCCCCAGTCGAGCGTGGACACCGTGCTGATGGTGGTGGCCGGGCTCACGCTGCTCGTGGGCATCCTGGGCGCCGTCTCGCAACTCGACATCAAACGACTGCTCTCGTTCACGCTCATCAGCCACATCGGCTACATGATCTTCGGCATCGGCATGGCGAACGCCGCGGGCTTCGCGGCGACGATCTACTACATCGCCCACCACATCATCGTGCAGACCACGCTGTTTCTCGCGGTGGGGCTGATCGAGCGGCAGGGCGGCACCACCTCGCTCGCCGGGCTCGGCGGCATGCTGCGCGCGGCGCCCGTGATCGCGGTGCTGTTCTTCATCCCGATGCTCAACCTGGGCGGCATCCCGCCGTTCTCGGGCTTCATCGGCAAGCTCGGGCTCTTCACGGTCGCCGCGGAACTCGCGACGCCCGCCGCCTACTGGCTCATGGGGATCGGCGCCCTCGTGTCGCTGCTCACGCTCTACGCTCTGGCGCGCGCCTGGGTGCTCGCGTTCTGGCGCCCGAAGAAGCGGGCCGAGGCCGAGGCCCGCAGCCTCAAGGCTCCCACCACCGAGGCGCTCATGCTGCGCGAGCGCGAGGAAGCGCTGCTCGAGCGGCTGCAGGACGCCCCGGACGCGACGCCCAACCAGGAGCAGAAGGAGATCCCGCGCCTCATGTTCGCCGCGACTGCGGGCATGGTGACGGTGAGCATCGCGCTCACGGTGTTCGCGGGACCGCTCTACGCCTACGCCGACCGGGCGGGCCGCGACATGGCGCTGCCCGGCGAGATGGTCGAGCTCGTGCTCGGCGACAGCCCGGGCGCGCTCGGCGGCGGCAGCGGCGACACCCGACCCGAGGAGGACGGGAGATGA
- a CDS encoding Na(+)/H(+) antiporter subunit C produces the protein MTMPLVLVAAMVVLYACGVYLMLDRTLTRLLLGFLLVGNATNLLIFLMSGSFGAAPIGDGPADEMSDPLPQAFILTAIVITFGVSAFLLALIYRSWRLAQDMDDRVHDDEADLELATTEALTTDEVTDEDLAETPEFSDDDEDDDSSSDDDERASAGAAGAGADDRDERAADPASERPGEDRR, from the coding sequence ATGACGATGCCGCTCGTACTCGTCGCCGCGATGGTCGTGCTCTACGCCTGCGGCGTCTACCTCATGCTCGACCGTACGCTGACGCGCCTGCTGCTCGGCTTCCTGCTGGTGGGCAACGCCACGAACCTGCTCATCTTCCTGATGTCGGGCTCCTTCGGCGCGGCGCCCATCGGCGACGGTCCCGCCGACGAGATGAGCGATCCGCTGCCGCAGGCGTTCATCCTCACGGCAATCGTGATCACCTTCGGGGTGAGCGCGTTCCTGCTGGCCCTCATCTACCGCTCGTGGCGCCTCGCGCAGGACATGGACGACCGGGTGCACGACGACGAGGCCGACCTCGAGCTCGCGACCACCGAGGCGCTCACCACCGATGAGGTCACCGACGAGGATCTCGCCGAGACCCCGGAGTTCTCGGACGACGACGAAGACGACGACTCCTCCTCCGACGACGATGAGCGTGCGTCGGCGGGCGCCGCCGGTGCGGGCGCCGACGACCGCGACGAGCGGGCCGCGGATCCCGCATCCGAACGACCGGGGGAGGACCGGCGATGA
- the mnhG gene encoding monovalent cation/H(+) antiporter subunit G — protein MFDLELVEQLMDIAAVVCVLLAAVLSVAAGIGLLRFPDALSPLHAATKPQIFGLLLVIAAIALDQRSVTTLLALIPVFVFQSLTAPVAAHMVGRAAYRTGQLDNDTLVIDELGPAIEQAARREETSGR, from the coding sequence ATGTTTGACCTCGAACTCGTCGAGCAGCTCATGGACATCGCCGCCGTGGTGTGCGTGCTGCTCGCAGCCGTGCTCTCTGTCGCCGCGGGGATCGGCCTGCTGCGCTTCCCTGACGCCCTGAGCCCCCTGCACGCCGCCACGAAGCCGCAGATCTTCGGGCTGCTGCTCGTCATCGCGGCCATTGCGCTCGATCAGCGCTCCGTCACGACGCTGCTCGCGCTGATCCCGGTGTTCGTGTTCCAGTCGCTCACCGCGCCCGTCGCCGCGCACATGGTCGGTCGCGCCGCCTACCGAACGGGCCAGCTCGACAATGACACGCTCGTGATCGACGAGCTCGGGCCGGCGATCGAACAGGCGGCCAGACGCGAGGAGACCTCGGGCCGCTAG
- a CDS encoding XRE family transcriptional regulator, with translation MTLLDSAESLRGPRTLGGAAALRDPDALRTAGAAADPDEGGDALTLGRRIRERRIQLGLTLEQLAAAVDRAPSQLSAIENGKREPRLPLLRALAAELDSTVDELLIDEAPSERAALEIAVERAQRGSVFQSLGLQPIRVSKATSDETLRAILGLHQEVERLNHERAATPEEARRANTELRAEMRVAGNYFPDLERAASQLLDSVGYGGGPVSQQTISAVAERLGFRLHYVSDMPHSTRSVIDRRNGRIYLSSNLPSRDARAPILRALASLVCGHEEPRSYGDFLRQRVEANYLAGAVLLPENAAVELLSEAKRQRQISMEDLRDAFAVSYEMAAHRFTNLATERLGLQVHFMKAHESGTLIKAYENDGVRFPSDALGNLEGATVCRNWTARTIFGQPDRFNPWYQYTDMASGGTYWCTSRVEKAKEGLYSVSVGVRFEDVKWFRGRETPHRSQSFCPDDRCCRRASSELTRKWEAAAWPEAATPTSLLAALPVGTFPGVDTNEVYEFLESHE, from the coding sequence ATGACGCTTCTCGACAGTGCTGAATCGCTTCGCGGCCCGCGAACGCTCGGGGGAGCCGCCGCGCTGCGCGATCCCGACGCCCTCCGCACCGCGGGCGCGGCCGCCGATCCCGACGAGGGCGGCGACGCCCTCACCCTCGGCCGCCGCATCCGCGAGCGCCGCATCCAGTTGGGTCTCACGCTCGAGCAGCTCGCCGCGGCGGTCGACCGGGCCCCCTCGCAGCTCTCTGCGATCGAGAACGGCAAGCGCGAGCCGCGCCTGCCGCTGCTGCGCGCACTCGCCGCCGAGCTCGACTCGACGGTCGACGAGCTGCTCATCGACGAGGCGCCGAGCGAGCGCGCGGCCCTCGAGATCGCGGTGGAGCGCGCGCAGCGCGGTTCGGTGTTCCAGTCGCTCGGTCTGCAGCCGATCCGGGTCTCCAAGGCGACGAGCGACGAGACGCTGCGCGCGATCCTCGGCCTGCATCAGGAGGTGGAGCGGCTCAACCACGAGCGCGCGGCGACCCCCGAGGAGGCGAGGCGGGCGAACACCGAGCTGCGCGCCGAGATGCGAGTGGCCGGCAACTACTTCCCGGATCTCGAGCGGGCGGCCTCGCAGCTGCTCGACAGCGTCGGCTACGGGGGAGGGCCGGTCTCGCAGCAGACCATCTCGGCGGTGGCCGAGCGCCTGGGGTTCAGGCTGCACTACGTCTCCGACATGCCGCACTCGACGCGATCCGTGATCGATCGGCGCAACGGGCGCATCTACCTCAGCAGCAACCTGCCGTCGCGCGACGCGCGCGCGCCGATCCTGCGCGCGCTCGCCAGCCTGGTGTGCGGGCACGAAGAGCCGCGCAGCTACGGCGACTTCCTGCGCCAGCGCGTCGAGGCCAACTACCTCGCCGGCGCCGTGCTGCTGCCGGAGAACGCGGCGGTCGAGCTGCTTTCGGAGGCGAAGCGGCAGCGGCAGATCTCGATGGAGGATCTGCGCGACGCCTTCGCGGTGTCCTACGAGATGGCCGCTCACCGCTTCACCAACCTGGCGACCGAGCGGCTCGGGCTGCAGGTGCACTTCATGAAGGCGCACGAGTCCGGCACGCTCATCAAGGCCTACGAGAACGACGGCGTGCGGTTCCCGTCGGACGCGCTCGGCAACCTCGAGGGGGCCACCGTGTGCCGCAACTGGACGGCGCGCACGATCTTCGGGCAGCCCGATCGTTTCAACCCCTGGTACCAGTACACCGACATGGCTTCCGGCGGCACCTACTGGTGCACGTCGAGGGTCGAGAAGGCGAAGGAGGGCCTCTACTCGGTGAGCGTCGGGGTGCGCTTCGAAGACGTGAAGTGGTTCCGTGGCCGGGAGACGCCGCATCGCTCGCAGTCGTTCTGCCCCGACGACCGGTGCTGCCGGCGGGCCTCGAGCGAACTCACCCGCAAGTGGGAGGCCGCGGCTTGGCCGGAGGCCGCCACCCCGACGAGCCTGCTCGCCGCGCTGCCGGTGGGCACGTTCCCGGGCGTCGATACGAACGAGGTCTACGAGTTTCTTGAGTCTCACGAGTGA
- the aceB gene encoding malate synthase A — protein sequence MITTQAAPQQQTATSSTAGPRIEVIGRPFDRSDEILTAEALQFLTELHSRFASTRHERLADRQRRRYEIGNGRDPKFRDDTRSIREDASWSVAGAGPGLEDRRVEITGPTDPKMTINAMNSGARVWLADQEDATSPTWRNVIGGQLSLSDAIRDRLEYTSPEGKEYRVTAERTPTIVMRPRGWHLVEKHMRFIDAQGQSGAASGSLVDFGLYAFHNARELVARGRGPYFYIAKLESSEEAKLWDDIFAYTEQALGLDHGTIRATVLIETLPAAFEMEEILYVMRDHIAGLNAGRWDYIFSIIKNYRGRGARFVLPDRSEVTMTVPFMRAYTELLVKTCHKRGAHAIGGMSAFIPNRRDPEVTRRAEEKVRADKQREATDGFDGTWVAHPDLIPVAQAEFDAVLGDRPNQIDRQRDDVEVTAAQLLNVHIGRDITEAGVRENVSIGIRYIEAWLRGLGAVAIDNLMEDAATAEISRSQIWQWIHQDQSTAEGTRITREWVSELVREAVAGFDRFEGDRYDDAADLFADVALGDDFPTFLTVPAYSRYLVDA from the coding sequence ATGATCACCACGCAGGCGGCCCCGCAGCAGCAGACCGCCACCTCCTCCACCGCCGGCCCCCGCATCGAGGTCATCGGCCGCCCGTTCGACCGCAGCGACGAGATCCTCACCGCCGAGGCCCTCCAGTTCCTCACCGAGCTGCACAGCCGCTTCGCGAGCACCCGGCACGAGCGCCTCGCGGACCGCCAGCGCCGACGCTACGAGATCGGCAACGGCCGCGATCCGAAGTTCCGCGACGACACCCGCTCGATCCGCGAGGACGCGAGCTGGAGCGTCGCCGGCGCCGGGCCCGGCCTGGAGGATCGCCGCGTGGAGATCACCGGTCCCACCGACCCGAAGATGACCATCAACGCGATGAACTCGGGCGCGCGCGTCTGGCTCGCCGACCAGGAGGACGCCACCAGCCCCACCTGGAGGAACGTCATCGGGGGGCAGCTGTCGCTCTCCGACGCGATCCGCGACCGGCTCGAGTACACGAGCCCCGAGGGCAAGGAGTACCGGGTCACCGCCGAGCGCACCCCCACCATCGTGATGCGCCCCCGCGGTTGGCACCTCGTCGAGAAGCACATGCGCTTCATCGACGCGCAGGGCCAGTCGGGCGCCGCCTCCGGCAGCCTCGTCGACTTCGGGCTCTACGCCTTCCACAACGCTCGCGAGCTCGTCGCCCGCGGCCGCGGCCCCTACTTCTACATCGCGAAGCTCGAGTCGAGCGAGGAGGCGAAGCTGTGGGACGACATCTTCGCCTACACCGAGCAGGCGCTGGGCCTCGACCACGGCACGATCCGCGCGACGGTGCTCATCGAGACGCTGCCCGCAGCGTTCGAGATGGAGGAGATCCTGTACGTGATGCGGGATCACATCGCGGGCCTCAACGCCGGCCGCTGGGACTACATCTTCTCGATCATCAAGAACTACCGCGGCCGCGGCGCCCGCTTCGTGCTGCCGGATCGCAGCGAGGTCACCATGACGGTGCCCTTCATGCGGGCCTACACCGAGCTGCTCGTGAAGACCTGCCACAAGCGCGGCGCCCACGCCATCGGCGGCATGAGCGCGTTCATCCCGAACCGCCGCGACCCCGAAGTCACCCGCCGCGCCGAGGAGAAGGTGCGCGCCGACAAGCAGCGCGAGGCGACCGACGGCTTCGACGGCACCTGGGTCGCCCACCCCGACCTGATCCCCGTCGCGCAGGCCGAGTTCGACGCCGTGCTCGGCGACCGGCCCAACCAGATCGACCGTCAGCGCGACGACGTCGAGGTGACCGCGGCGCAGCTGCTCAACGTGCACATCGGCCGCGACATCACCGAAGCCGGCGTGCGAGAGAACGTCTCGATCGGCATCCGCTACATCGAGGCCTGGCTGCGCGGCCTCGGCGCCGTCGCCATCGACAACCTCATGGAGGACGCCGCGACCGCCGAGATCAGCCGCTCGCAGATCTGGCAGTGGATCCACCAGGACCAGTCGACCGCCGAGGGCACCCGCATCACACGCGAGTGGGTCTCCGAGCTGGTGCGCGAGGCCGTCGCCGGTTTCGATCGCTTCGAGGGCGACCGCTACGACGACGCGGCAGATCTGTTCGCAGACGTGGCGCTCGGCGACGACTTCCCGACGTTCCTCACGGTGCCCGCCTACAGCCGCTACCTCGTGGACGCGTAG
- a CDS encoding monovalent cation/H+ antiporter complex subunit F, with translation MSTAMTILTLAAGAGLTFTALAAIVRIVRGPTILDRMVASDVLLTTLMLAVGTDMVVRGHTDTIPLMTVIAATATFATIVVARYVKRRAESPATPPEPPRGAGHV, from the coding sequence ATGAGCACCGCGATGACGATCCTCACCCTCGCCGCGGGCGCGGGGCTCACCTTCACGGCCCTCGCCGCGATCGTTCGCATCGTGCGCGGCCCCACGATCCTCGACCGCATGGTCGCCTCCGATGTGCTGCTGACCACCCTGATGCTGGCGGTCGGCACCGATATGGTGGTGCGCGGCCACACCGATACGATTCCGCTGATGACCGTCATCGCGGCCACCGCCACCTTCGCGACGATCGTCGTGGCGCGCTACGTGAAGCGGCGCGCCGAATCGCCCGCGACGCCGCCCGAGCCGCCGAGGGGAGCCGGCCATGTTTGA
- a CDS encoding Na+/H+ antiporter subunit E, with protein MSDTGFSTPRAARRAEWGVRLHELPLLVGLVLLWTMLWHEVSLLSVVSGIGVAVVVMRVFYLPPVELAGRFNVWYALLYLGYFLWHLALASWQVAWLAVRPGPPPPCSIIAVRLRTRSDFILTMVGLTTSLIPGSLVAEVDRFRSVLYLHVLNTPTQKEITAMRRDAHRIERLLVMSVGSREEMRALR; from the coding sequence ATGAGCGACACCGGATTCTCGACGCCGCGCGCGGCGCGGCGCGCCGAGTGGGGCGTGCGCCTGCACGAACTGCCGCTGCTGGTGGGGCTCGTGCTGCTGTGGACGATGCTGTGGCACGAGGTCTCGCTGCTGTCGGTGGTGAGCGGCATCGGCGTCGCCGTCGTGGTGATGCGCGTCTTCTACCTGCCACCCGTCGAGCTCGCCGGCCGCTTCAACGTCTGGTACGCGCTGCTGTACCTCGGCTACTTCCTCTGGCACCTCGCGCTCGCCTCCTGGCAGGTGGCCTGGCTCGCGGTGCGCCCAGGCCCGCCGCCCCCGTGCTCGATCATCGCCGTGCGGTTGCGCACCCGGTCCGACTTCATCCTCACGATGGTGGGCCTCACCACCTCGCTGATCCCCGGATCCCTCGTGGCCGAGGTGGATCGCTTCCGGTCGGTCCTCTACCTGCACGTGCTCAACACGCCCACGCAGAAGGAGATCACCGCGATGCGCCGCGACGCGCACCGCATCGAGCGGCTGCTCGTGATGAGCGTCGGCTCCCGAGAAGAGATGAGGGCCCTGCGATGA